In Papaver somniferum cultivar HN1 chromosome 9, ASM357369v1, whole genome shotgun sequence, the genomic stretch ACAATAATGCAATACACTCATCAATTGACAACATCACCACCACAAATTTCAGTTTACATTATCCAATTTGAGGTGATCCAATTGTTGAGCctaaaaggaattatctgctCTTGGATCCTAATTGTTCATAAGACAATGTAAAATGTTGCAGCCTAGAGAAGCAAAAAATTTCTGCTCAAGGCTACTTATAAGCTTATATGAAATAAACACAatcaaaatgataaaaatgaataGAAAACCCCCAAATCTTAAATTCAAAAACTCCCAAGTAAAAACCCTAGTCTGTTTATTGAGTACTACAGCTCCTGTATCTTGTACAAATCACTAAACTCTGATGAAAATATTTAAACAGTGATGATAAAAACAGAAACCTAAATCAAATCGAGAAAGAAACTCACTTAATACCTTATAGTGAAGGATTCTTCCGTAACGTTTGAATTCATCTACGAGCTGAGAGTGAGTGATATCCGATGGAAGACCTGTAACAGAAATTCGATACTGTTCCCTCCTACCAGACATAGTTTTTTCTCCGAAACCCTTCAAAAACCAGTTACCattagaagaagaagtagagagTGAATATTCAAAAACTAAATAGACATTGTCGCCAACTAGTTATAATCTCATTTCCAAACTGAGTGCAAAAtgcacttcttcttttttttaattcaCTTTATGGCCTCAAATGACCCATTTATCTCCATTGAATATAGAGTTACTTTCTAGGACTGAGACCGACGGAACGACCAATGACAATTGAAGAAGTTGATGGTTACTAGTGCCACTGCCAACAAGGAATCCTAATCTTCAAACTTAAACAAATTCCACCACATGTTTTCTGTCTTTGAAGTCAAGCTGGTCATAGTCACACCCTCACTCTTCCGACCTAGAAAAATCACCAACTGGTAGTACGAGATAATTTAAGAATGTTTTTGtctttctctattttatttaTCAGCACATGAGAAATTTGATTCTCCAACTTCTCCGCAAAACGAGATAAGGAAGCAACTTGGAATTTTCCCTTGGTGTACTATTGAAAGGGACTTGATGCAGAACCGGAATCTAGATGCTAAAAGATTCTAAGTTCAAGTCAGACACTCATTTTAAAAGAGAAGGCTTTGTTCGTGCCATTTGGTATCTCTCTGAACATACAATGACTGAGCTACCCTTTGGTGTAATCTAATGCCAAAAAAATAAGCTGGTTTTACATAGACTTTCTGCAATGTATATGATCCCCAAGATTCTCTTGGACCAAATCAGATAATTTTCACAATCGATGGAATCATAATATGTGAGGCCAAGATAGAATTGTGGTGGAGTAGCATTATCATGAATTATAATCATTAGTTATCCGACAATTGTCACCCTCCAAAGATCTTGGAGGTGGATACCATGTACATcaagtaaaaaaaagaaaagccaTTTCATTGCACAAGTCCAATATCCGCAAAAGTCAAGAGGGCATTTGACATGAAGTTTTAATTAGGTTGACTCTTGTCAATTTTCACTTGATTCCCTCGGATTCTTAGTTGTGCTATCCCATTAAGCCAAAACAAATTAGCTGCCGAAATTAGCTGCCGGATACATGGCGAAGTCAAATCAGCTGCCGGATATAGCCTCACTAGTAGCGGGCCGAGCGGCACAGTCAAAACACTTGCAAATGAACGCACAAAATAAAGTTCTCCTATGGCATGAGATATTCATTTATGGAGAAGATATTTCTACTGTACTAATGGACATTTGGACCCCAAAGACATGGGAAGAAAAAAGATCTTTGTAATTGTCTGCACTACTGTGACAACTAAGAGTCTCCCTTAAATTTTTTTAGTATCTCGTGCGAGAAGAAGAACTACCAGACAAAATCTCAATGCTTATAATAAGCCTTAATGTAAGAAGatgttgttggaatttggatactGAAAGAGACTCCAAAATCTCCCAAGGCAAAAAAAGGCAAATCTTTTATTGCTTTGAATTCACTTATCCTTTCTTTGATTCTACTTTCCTTTTCTGCGTAATTTTTCTCATACATATCCTtccccaatttaagccaaaaccCATCACTAGAGAGAAGAGAAGACAGTAGGAGGATCCCATTTTTCAATTAGAAAAATGGGTATACCTTCAGATGATGTTGTTCTTATCAGTCAATCTGAAAACCAAGAAAATCTACACATAATTACTGTGAACTGTCCAGACAAAACTGGTTTGGGTTGTGATCTTTGTCGGATTATACTTTTGTTTCAGTTGAGCATTGTCAAAGGAGGTAAGAACTAAGAACTAACAAAGATCTTCcatttttatattcttgtttttaACGAAGCTATCTCTGAGTATTGTATGTTGGTTTGTTTTGTTTGTAGATGTTTCAACAGATGGGAAATGGTGCTATTTAGTGTTCTGGGTTGTTGGGAATTCAACAACAAGATGGAGTTTATTGAAGAACAGATTGGTGGATGCATGTCCAACTTGTTCATCAGCTTCTGAGATTTACTATTACAAGGCTGAATCCTTTAAAAAACCTAAACCTCCTGAGGTTTATCTATTGAAGCTATGTTGTAATGATAGAAGTGGTTTATTGCATGGTAAGATCTCCATTTTTACTTACTTCAGAATTCAAATTGGATCTGTAATTTTagtctttttcttgtatttgagAATTGGGGTTTTCAAATTATGAGAATTTTAGTTTAGGGGTTTGGAGCATTTCACTGGTTTGCCCTTCCTAGTAATGCAATTGAAGCAAGGGTTTACTGTTGAAGTCAAAAAATTGGAACTAGTGTgttaattttgattgattttggaaTTTTGGCAGATGTGACAAAGGTTCTATGTGAGCTTGAGCTTGTTATAAAGAGAGTGAAGATATCGACGACTCCGGATGGGAGGGTCATGGATTTGTTCTTTATCACGGACACAAGGTTCGACATTTTACTTCCTAAATTTTGTCAGACATTTCAAAGTAGTTGTGTGTTTTAATCACTTTCATTCATCTTGTTGAGTCTCCATTGCGGTAGCAGCTGCAACAGGAGCTGAAAACTGTCTAGGGAATATGCGACAATTGAATATTGAAACTGAAAACTGTCTAGCAGTTGGATTTGATAGACAGCAAATTACAAGTCTAGTTAGAATATTGAAATTGCTTTTACCTAATCAAGAACAATCATCTTCGTGCCCGATTCAGAATTTCATATCATAGATGAAAACAAAGGAAAAATGGAAATGTTCGATATATAGGTTCTGCCGTTTTGCACATTGTGCTGTACCATGTGTTACTCACTTTTGACCGTGCTTACATTAGTTGAGTTGGgatgtttcttcttttttttttgtcctgCATTTTGATTTTCGTCTGTGGGTTTGTAATTAGGGAACTTCTACATACAAAGAGTGGACAAGAGGAAACACACAGCCATCTCAAAGCTGTTTTAGGGGATGTAATGATAAGCTGTGATATAGAATTAGTTGTCAAGGAAATGGCAACTTCTCCGCAAGGGAACACTTTTCTTCCTCCTGATCTTGCAGAAGAGATGTTTAGCTTAGAGATGCCAAAAGAACCCACAAGTGGGAACTCCGATCAGAAAAATGTATCTGTCATTATGGATAACCATCTCAGCCCAGCTCATactctcatccaaattcaatgtGAGGACCACAAAGGGCTGCTCTACGACATCATGAGAACTCTGAAGGATTACAACATTCAGGTTGGTAAAACTGGGAAACCCCACAAGTAAAATTCATTAACTCTTTTTGAATTTTAGTAACTGCTGAAACTTACTTGTTCGGAATGTTCTTCCCACATGTTCGGCCTAGTAATTGTTATAAGTGTTTCCTTTGCTGCAGAAACTTATTTTCCAGAATGCTCTTCCTTTGATGATTTACCTAGGATTACTACTTTTCTAACGAATCCGCCAACATTATTGTGCACAATTGTGTGCTTTAAATTTACTTTTAACAAGTGCTAATTGATCTTAGTTTTTGTTTTGCGTTGATTATGTTTATTAGAAACACTACCCAAATAAAAACCTATTAATTATTTTGCAATGATGTGTATCCTCCGCCAAGAAGGTCTTCATGCCAAATAAAACTGGGAAACCCCACAAGAACTTGCTTATTCCGAATGTTCTTCCCTAATGTTCTGCCtggtatttcttattaatgtttcCTTTACTGCTGAAACTTACTTGTTCGGAATGTTCTTCCTTAATGATTTACCTAGGATTCCCACTTTTTCCAGCAAATCCACCAACATTATTATGCACAATAGTGCGCTTTAGATTTACTTCCAACATGTGCAATTtgaaatttgtttttgtttttccttgattACGTTGATTTACAAAGACTACCCAAACAAAAATTTATTTGCATAGTCAACCATTTGCAGTACTTTGAACTTTTATTACTTGTGTTAATTGGAGAAGCTTGCCTTGCTGTGTGTCAGATTTCTTATGGGAGATTTAACATGAAACAAGGAAGGAAGTGTGAGGTTGATTTGTTTATAGTACAAGCAGATGGTAAGAAGGTTGTAGACCCAAATAAGCAGACTTCATTGTGCTCACGCCTACGCATGGAACTGACCCATCCACTCAGAGTGACAATGGTCAGCCAGGGCCCTGACACAGAGCTTCTAGTTGCTAATCCTGTGGAGTTATCCGGAAAAGGACGTCCTCTTGTTTTCTATGACATTACTCTTGCCCTCAAGAAGCTTGGCACTTGCATTTTCTCGGTAGCATATCTTTCCTATCATACTTATTCTTTTCCTATCATACATATACATATTCTTTTCCTCAAATATACAGTACTGATGCCTTTGTTGTTCAGGCTAAGATTGGGAGACATATAATTAGAGATCGAGAATGGGAAGTATACAAAATCCGTCTTGACGAAGGGAATGGTTTCTCACTATCGACCAAAAAGATTGAACGTGAAGTGAGGAACATGTTGATGGGCTGGGAGTCGTAAATACCATACACCTCAAGGAATGCTTCCACGCAAACATTTAGTGGTAAGAAACCCTTCTCAGACAAAGCTCGCACTGTACAGTTTCTTTAAGGAATTTCTCGCTATTTCTTAAAAACTAAAATGTAAATTATGAAAGTGCATGTAAATAGCTTGAAATAACAGGGTGAGCAATCGTTACTGCAATGCACGAAAAGCCTCCCCTTGTGTCTTTCCAAATTTGAGTTTATTGTTGCTACTACTTACGTGAGCATTGAAAATGCTAACTAAGAGGTGAGGTAGTTATATAGGGTAAGATGAGTTCAGCTTTGTGCTTTCTGTTGGGGGGTGGCGTGGAACTTGCTTTctatttgtaaataggctttctgttttctccattttcttctttgttaatatttCCAAAATGAAAAAGAGGTTGATATTCTAACAAGGTTCATTTGATTGTCTTCGTGTCATTCATGGTCTACGGGgaagctatcaaaataaaaataaaaaaaggtttAGAATCTTATCTCTCGAATTATTGCTACTTCAAGTGTTCTTTTATTTGGGCCTAGCTATTTAGTTGTTCTTTGACAAACACAAGTAGTAGAATTTCCACGTTTCAAGAAACGTTCTCTCTAGAAGAGGACTCGAGGAGTCTCCATCAGCTGTGATCTATCATCAAGCCACTGCCAAGCAAACGTAATTCAGTCACAGTTGCGTGCCGATTTGAAATTTGAACTTGTAGTTCTTCGCGTTTTCttcttataatttttttaaatatatgCCGACCACGCTGGACTTGTTCACGGCCTAGGAGATTATTGTTGAACGAGTCTGTGATGCCGACCACAATAACTTGACAAGTTCAGTTGAGAAAGGGATGGACTTTCACATTCAGACGCCATATCTAAAAATCAACTCATTCTTgaatggaaaatttcttgtttggtcctaggcccatatagttatttatagtagggtccaaccggatttttttttatctggaggtccaaaattaattaaaacatggaaatgtccataatgcccattactaccaaacgtgtgtgtctacactgcttacaaatttgagtacatatctggtacactgcttaaaaattcgagtacatatttgctacactgcttacaaatttgagtacatatctgtcgcactgcttagaaatctgagtacatatctgtcgtactgcttacaaatccgattatatatctgaatgctagcaaattcgagtacatatttgctgcactgcttccaggtagagtacaaatctgtaagaatcaatgataaataaattagaaaacgtcatatatgtactgataggtaatacacaaaagaaaactgaaaaacaattgATAATAACAATTTATGAGTCTTGTGACTCTATAGATTATCATTTCCACATAGTGACTAAGGGTGAAAAAAACAGTTGTGTATCAGGTGGTGTCTGTTTGTAGCATGAAGCAAGAAATGGGTATTCCAGTGAGACAGCAATATCGCACAGCAGCAGGTAGTCAGGAAACTTGTGGTAGAAAAAAGAATTGTTCTGCCTCAGAGGTCTACATGATTTTGGGAGAACGATAaagctttcaaaaaaaaatatcagttAACAAAATCACATTATCTAACTGTAAATATTAGGCTAACCTTTTACTTATCCGCATGCCCATGAGCCTACATTAGGCCATTTGGCATTTAAGAAACTACACAGGGTGAGGTCTATCTATCCAGTTGAGGATAACAGTTCCAGAGCAGTAAACAACATCGAGAAGATGCACCAAGCTATTATTCTATTTATTTTGGTATGTATGACAAAAGCAACAAAATCCGAGCAACATACATGTTCCAAAGTTGAGTAACGCAGAACGGGTTCCCACCTTCACCTGTCCGTGATAGATAAGATACAAATTGTATCATGAATCTTAAAAGGAAATACAGAAAAGAGGAAGACCACATAAGAGGAAGAGCACATACACATGAATCAAAATCCCCTTCAATTCTTCACCAAGTGGAGCACCAGCAATGAGTAAGATACAGTCATGCAATTCCAATTTAACTCCTTCAATTCTCATCTCTCTAAAGATACCCAACGCTTCTAATGCATTTCAAGAACACTTATTCATCAAACACTTCACAACATCACTAACAAACATAAAATTCAAATACTACACATATGAATCAAAGAAGGTCTATAAACAAATCTAAGCAAAACCCAACTGTGTACATTCTTTTCATCAACTATATTCCCACAAACTTTTAAAACAGCAAGAGAAGTATAAAATCTAGGACGAACTCTGGACAGTGATGTTTATCAACAATtgataataacaaaagaaaactgaaaaacaaaccataaaagtatcagatctactaatgaaataaacacaaaacatgattgtttatttagatctgaacttgttccatcaaaatccaccagtatatcatatacgtaccgatgattaatacacaaaaacaacttaaaagcatatcacaaacaaccaaaatgaaactaaaatcagttgcatgtgaaaaccaagtaatgaatctctaaaaaccagaatcgaaacactttttttcttcaatattccatatatatacttctagatcgaagaagaaaaatatcaaaaactacaaaaataacaaaattacagcataatttttcagtacatcatatatgtactgctgattcataatctaaacttcagctgcatgtgaaaaactagtaacgaatctatgaaaaaaatagaatggaaaccgaaaatcattgttaatatacatacctggaaacacaaacaatcttctcgtcgtaaatcataacgatgcatcttcttcttcttcttcttctcaaaaataaactaagtttctatcagtacgggatatacgtactgttgattcatatacaaaaaagaactgaaacacgtctaaaacatctaaaatggaagtggcataatcgaatctagcaacgaaatgaacaaaaaatatgattattcatctagatctaataTATAGTCGACAAATCAACCATGGAGATCGAAAACATAATCAAGCACAACAATGATTAGATCGCCAAAACCTTAAAAGAAACATTAAAATGgaaaatcttcatcatctgattcggtagaaacgagaaagaacaaaaacaaatcttCATCTGCATCTGcaacaatggtgagaggaaagagaagaagaaaatgaatatgaaatgtgaaaaatatttctcatgcttttaacatattaaataggaaaggttatttgtggtattttcatattaCGTACACCTGATCTCGCACGTGTGCAGGACCCGGGctaaaaaaatttggtccattttcatgttttcttttaattatggacctctaattactgggctttaatgggtggacctgccactaactaagaacactataatggtacctattggtaattcctacttctTGAATTTATAATTTTATGACGCTGACACCGCTAAAGACTATTTGCACAATACCAAACGGTCTTCCACCATAGATAAGAATTGTTGGTGCTATATCAATTGCAATCAGTGCTGTAAGTTGCATTATTGAGCCTAACCATAGTTCCTCATCGGTATTGCATCTGAAATGACCAAAATCCTAACACTGATGCAGATATTTAAACATACacaaaccactaccagataaaCACTTATGAACAAAAATGCCATGGGATCCAATTCCCCCACTGCATCATTTTTGAACCTCTCGGCCTCTTCCGCTCACGAGACTCGCTGCACCACGTGATATGTGGGAATTCAAACTCTTCTTCTTGGTATAAAATTTTGTCTCTCCATGATTAAAACAAAGGACATGAATGACCGCGGCATTGGATGCATTCAAAGATTGAGACATTAAAAGAGAGTTTTTTTTTCCCCAATAAAAGCGAAGAAAAATTCTGCAGCATTAACGATAGATTCTGACACTCTCGTGACTTTTTATACCATCCATGTAAACACCGctcctttttctctctttttctatacACCCAGTATGAAAATTTAAGTACCAGCATTcaatacccaccaccaccaccaccaccacattcTATTACCCAGCAGTTATTAATCAAGTTGAATatataaattaattaaaaaaaaaatcaaagaatttcatttttttttccttgtatatTTTATGTACATCTCAATCACAGGCTGTAAAATTGCAGGTACTACCTAAACCTATTCTTACACCAAGTAGTACCACATCATAAAAACAACAACTACACTGAAAAACCTGGTCCCACTAACCCCACTGTCGCTACAAAGCCTAGCTGTTTTCCACTCTCCCACCTTCGATCTCACGTGTCACCACGTGATTAGGTTGATGTCTCGGTTCTCTGCGGGATAGGTGTAGCATCTTTGATAAACTATCTAACAATTGCCAAGTGGCGTCACCTGTTTCGATGAATTCGTTGAAGAGTAGTGCCCGTTGATTAGACGGGTCCCACAGGTTCTTCTGTATGGTGGTGAGGTTGGTGGCGGCCACGTGGTCGAGGATGGTGGCGAGTTTGTTTACATCTTTTTCCGGTACGGTTAGAGAGATTTTTGACCATTGGATTTTATCTGAGTAGGGTAATCGAATGTTATCAGCTATGATCACGGGTATGCAACCTAGGGCTACTGATTCGACTAGTCTGGGACTCCATGGAGCCCATCCTAATGGACACAGACAAAATACTGACCGTACGATCTCTGATTGATATCCATCGTATCTACGACGTTTTAGATAAAATTTCCTATTTCTACTGAACTTTTTCCATATCTTCGTTCGAATGCCCCTGAAAAATACAAAGAAAGCTAGTATCAGAAAAGGGTAACATGGTAACTTCAACAAGGTCACAAATGAAGAGTAAAAGCTTAAAGGAGGTTGGAAAGTTGAGAATTTATTACTTGCTGTAAATTCGACCATTTATGTTCTTGGGGTGTAACTCCATTTTGCCCCTAAAGAATGCGAAAATATCTCTTTTGCCATTAGTCGCATGTTTCAGGGATGAATGAATTTTGTGTGGTGAGACGTATGGTGGAATCACAATATTCTCAACTTCTTGACATGGATGCCGGAATCTGACCCCAAATGTTTGAAGAATTATTGACTTCTTCAGAAAACTTGGAATTCCGTCTTCAATTGCAATGTCCTCCTACAATCAACAAACACCAGCTCAATCAATTTCTCAAGAACCCCAtcatttcaacaacaaaaaattgaTCATAAAATGAGAATTAATTAGAGACTTACCATGGGATGAAAACAGGCCCCATAATCATGAGAAGCTACAAAAACATGATCTTCACCATGACTTCGATTCCAAAATGGTGCGGATTCAGAAACAAATTGAATAGCCGACTTTAACAAAGGTCTAGCATGACCCAATGATGGGAACCCATTTGAAGTATTGAAATTACAGGATACATATACCGGAACGAAGAAAAAATCAGCTTCAAATGGATTCAATGTACGCACATCACTGTTCAACAGAGCTTTGTGTATAGCTACTTCTGATGCAAATAAATGATTACTACATCTTTTGTTTGTTAACCAATCAGTGTTGTATTTTGATGGGAGATCATAGACATATACTTTCAATGGTAATATCTCTGACTCTGTTGTTTTAGATGTGATTGATTTTGGTTTCTGAACAGAAGAATCTTCAAACAGAGCTCTAGAAATAACAGAGGAAGATGGGTTTGTTGAGGTTGAAATAATGGTGGTTTTTGATAGAGAAGAAATGGGTTTCATGTTGTTATTGATTGTGATGAGAAAAGATGTTAAGAAATAAAGAGAGAATGAAATCCAGAGAACCCATTTGAAATATCTATAGAAATAATAACTCCTCTTAtgattattattactattttgatgatgatgaggatctcTGTTCATCATCTTGACATTATAGAATCCTCTATTTTtagagattcttaatttattaaaTTCCgacatttcttcatcaaaatgttTATATGgaaaccaaaaacaacaaaaggaAAATGTGTTTATCTAGATAGAAGAGATTGAGATAGAAAGTGGGTAAAATGGAGCTATCAtttttgctgatgatgatgatgttgtggaggtaatgaagatgatgaaataatgtctatCAGCAATTAGTTGTTGTTTGGGTAtttgtttgttttcttgtttcCTCTCTTCTCTGGCAAACTTTTGTTTGattgattcaatatattagtagGTTGGATTTTGATGTTTCCCTTTCGTTTTCTAGTGTGGGGGATTCTTTGTTATATATATACAGAAGGGTAAAATGGACATTTCAGTGTTTTAAGGTTTGTTTTATGGAAAGGGTAATATAGGTATATTCAATATTATTCAACAAAAGTCATACGTTGTTAGCTAATCAGATTCTCAGAATTTGAGCGCCTAAATGGATTTAGCCTCTTGAAAACGAGGCTTGAACAGTTTGAAAGACTAAAATGCCCCTGATAGATTAAAAATATTGTTTTTTAAAAATGAGTGGAgctttttgtaagaaataaaataatagcgACCCTCTCGTGCAATAAACCGACTTtgggtttctttatctttttcgaAGCCTTTTTGAAGCTTCTTGGGAAATGAGAAATAAGAATACAGAAATGGCGATTCAGTACAGATGACAGTAACTTGATAATATAATACCGTCTTTTAATGTCTCAAAATGATCATTGGATTCTATTATTAATCGGTGGAGGAGAATGATATTAATTTCGAATCAGTGTTGCATTTTACGGCCTTGATTAAATGAACTTGAATTTTCATGGCATAAATtagtgtatttatttattttttgttaatttaatgGTTGGATAATGCTGTTGGGGGTTAAAATATAATGTAGGCGGAAAGCTCGGTGAAAGTGGTGTGTGTTTTGAGGTGTGGATTTGCAGAGGGAATAATGGAGGTCCCAACATGGCCCGACCAGAAAAAACCCCCTTCCGAAAGCAAACAAAAGGTTTTATGGTTAAAATGAAAGATAACATCTAATTACTGTTTAACCGTTAGCCGGTTGAAAATTTGGAGATTAAAAGTAGtttcatacttcattgttgtaaaAATCTGGTGTCTGAATTCGGATCACCGAAATCTTACGGTGCTGACGAGTTTTGAATTCAGATCATCGGTATTATCTTTCGATAACTCAGATCGGTGTAATTTTATAACTTCAGTTTTGGTTTTGGATTGGAATGTGCTAAACTATTaatcaacttatcaacaataACACTGTACGCTTGGTCACCAATTAAGATCTTTGTCTATGTTCATCACCAGTGAATCATAATTTGGGTAGTTGACTTTGTTGGTTTTTTATGATGAACACGGTGTATTTGTAAATGCATCCAGCAACATAGACATGCACAACCAACCGCATATGCTGGTCAAATAATTCATTCATACCATATTTATGCGAGTTTCTGACTACTCATTTATAGCTACACAATCAAAATGCTGTTTTGTCCCGCCTTGTGCAACTTTCAACAGTCTTAGACTGAAAGTTAAAATGCCAGCTTTTAAGATATTTAGCGTGTTTGGATATTAGACAGACGTACATACAAGTGCTTCTACTTTTTCAGGAGGAGAAGTCATGAGCAAATAcattttgcttcataaaaagGTAATTTTTTGTGTTTTTGGAGATCATTCTGAAATTGTATGCTCAAGCtaattatgatatatttttgtttccttttattttttaatGCCCTAAACTAGTGGTCCTTAGACTACAGCCAAATTACTTTCAGAAGTCAAAAACCAACTTATTCAAACAGTCTATTGATAGTGTCATTGGAAATATGATTATACAGCCGGATTACCACAGTCGGTATGCGTCATAATCTGGTGCTCTATGACTCTATCTCTACAAACACTTTTTTTACGAGGAAAAAAGTTTGCAATGCAAAAGAAaccgaaaaagaaagaaagaaacaaatctaATTTGATCCCCTGTATTTTCTAAAGTTAGCTAGGTGGCATGCAGCGTATTTCATTTTATAACCTACCTTTTCATTAAGAAGTTTGCTTAATGATGTTGTTGGATTATAAAGCAGATTAAATCAGCTTTTGAATAGAGTTTAATATTTATTAGTCTGTCCACGACGAGAGGAATTAGGTTGTTGATAATGAGGTTAATTAGTTGTTCGTAGTAGTAGTGGGCGATTGAGCTTTTGATTGATTTGCCTTTTTATGTTTAGTTCTCTTGCACGGCAAGCACCTTCAAATGGACACTTCTAACTTGGCTTCCAATCCTGTATTTTGGGTCCTACGCCGCACTTACACTCACCTATATAGCCTTCTCCAACCTTTTAACCAATAACACCAATACCACTATAGCATTACCTCTGCACCATTGCCACCTTTGAAACACCTTAATCTTAAACATTTCAGGTAGACAAATGCTATCGCGCATGATTTTGTGGGGTGATTTTCCGCTTTAAGTGGTTTCTAAGACGTTAGATATGAACAAATAAACAGTTGGATTCACGTTCAGTTTAGGATCCACCATTTTTCCTAAAATGTTCAAAGTTTTTATATCTGGATTTTAAATTCAAACATAGTGATCTAACGGTTTAGAAGCAGCTTGAGCGGAAAGCACTGTTTAGTCAGGTATGTCACTCATATTAGCCATGTTGTTCTTCGATTGATTCATATATTAGTCAGGTGCAAAATAATCAACATTGCTAATGAGTGGTGTCAGGTTATTGTGAAGGGCACCAAAATTC encodes the following:
- the LOC113307531 gene encoding ACT domain-containing protein ACR10-like, encoding MGIPSDDVVLISQSENQENLHIITVNCPDKTGLGCDLCRIILLFQLSIVKGDVSTDGKWCYLVFWVVGNSTTRWSLLKNRLVDACPTCSSASEIYYYKAESFKKPKPPEVYLLKLCCNDRSGLLHDVTKVLCELELVIKRVKISTTPDGRVMDLFFITDTRELLHTKSGQEETHSHLKAVLGDVMISCDIELVVKEMATSPQGNTFLPPDLAEEMFSLEMPKEPTSGNSDQKNVSVIMDNHLSPAHTLIQIQCEDHKGLLYDIMRTLKDYNIQISYGRFNMKQGRKCEVDLFIVQADGKKVVDPNKQTSLCSRLRMELTHPLRVTMVSQGPDTELLVANPVELSGKGRPLVFYDITLALKKLGTCIFSAKIGRHIIRDREWEVYKIRLDEGNGFSLSTKKIEREVRNMLMGWES
- the LOC113311004 gene encoding probable glucuronoxylan glucuronosyltransferase IRX7; its protein translation is MSEFNKLRISKNRGFYNVKMMNRDPHHHQNSNNNHKRSYYFYRYFKWVLWISFSLYFLTSFLITINNNMKPISSLSKTTIISTSTNPSSSVISRALFEDSSVQKPKSITSKTTESEILPLKVYVYDLPSKYNTDWLTNKRCSNHLFASEVAIHKALLNSDVRTLNPFEADFFFVPVYVSCNFNTSNGFPSLGHARPLLKSAIQFVSESAPFWNRSHGEDHVFVASHDYGACFHPMEDIAIEDGIPSFLKKSIILQTFGVRFRHPCQEVENIVIPPYVSPHKIHSSLKHATNGKRDIFAFFRGKMELHPKNINGRIYSKGIRTKIWKKFSRNRKFYLKRRRYDGYQSEIVRSVFCLCPLGWAPWSPRLVESVALGCIPVIIADNIRLPYSDKIQWSKISLTVPEKDVNKLATILDHVAATNLTTIQKNLWDPSNQRALLFNEFIETGDATWQLLDSLSKMLHLSRREPRHQPNHVVTREIEGGRVENS